From the genome of Ornithobacterium rhinotracheale, one region includes:
- a CDS encoding TetR/AcrR family transcriptional regulator — translation MKNKKPKERVLETASELFKKQGFNSTGINQIVKEAKVAKASFYDHFPSKDELAIHYLQQRHTQWFEGLQNFVDKVNSKKDKIIQAFEYLKYMNEKEDFSGCVFLNMLSELKYEQNDAYLIIKNHKQDVRNFFHNLIDSPILSMEIYLLFEACLVESQVFRTQEIIHNAITIIQQKEF, via the coding sequence ATGAAAAATAAAAAACCAAAAGAAAGGGTCTTAGAGACAGCTTCTGAACTCTTTAAAAAACAAGGGTTCAACAGTACAGGAATCAACCAGATTGTAAAAGAGGCGAAAGTGGCAAAGGCAAGTTTTTACGACCATTTTCCGTCCAAAGATGAGTTGGCTATCCATTATTTGCAGCAGCGACACACCCAGTGGTTTGAGGGACTTCAAAACTTTGTAGATAAGGTAAATAGCAAAAAAGATAAGATCATACAAGCCTTTGAATACCTCAAATATATGAACGAGAAAGAGGACTTTAGTGGATGTGTCTTTCTCAATATGCTTTCCGAACTCAAATATGAGCAAAACGATGCTTACCTAATCATCAAAAATCACAAACAAGATGTACGCAATTTCTTTCATAACTTGATCGACTCCCCCATTCTTTCAATGGAAATCTACTTACTATTTGAGGCGTGTTTGGTAGAAAGTCAAGTATTCAGAACTCA